The following are encoded together in the Glycine soja cultivar W05 chromosome 5, ASM419377v2, whole genome shotgun sequence genome:
- the LOC114412857 gene encoding uncharacterized protein LOC114412857 isoform X2, which translates to MDNQDQRRTHTAGHESHGVHSCHKCGWPFPNPHPSAKHRRAHKKICGTIEGYKRSASEGQPHLNGSDDEHVSDDDHKTPGLVVSGPKSLETGNNEKGNEGNGEKLIRSEDEVFSDAVADFLDSGSNPEIKERLQDNLDSGANVERVDIKETNFSGSSEGKDFNDASQFIDKSTDDSQIQNLNIFQNESVEVGTAVELQGQLSCPTVDPLSSSIADLRTEESTIVDSDVFFGLSSDSLLGETEAMPDILPEKKIHAVENVTDCSLISVAKETNFKEKDEISSAVHVVEIVESSDNGVGEACEEVSKIAVSDAVSLDYQVGDGADHLKENNGAEINSYRDVVEIVESSDKVVGETSEEVSKIAVSDVVSLDHQVGDGAVHLKEKNGAEFLSLLPPDNLPLELNSVVITNDAQGDSAYMIQFATSSDNKNLQEKGEGNVNVNPLPTYDDRSDEAHPRSEYGDFKDLEGVAYQNPFLQSSESLEYEADDLKDKVSEENKFHFDANQLSEKSDILSLDMDVIDNSMKMEPVNSEPTPKEMHAEECTEVSPAKVTVECHQRSDDIDASRNATKTETNEIHMVHFSEEHGSDDTCKNSQQISLPEGSLMASSNESQRDESFGCATSETTRAININSTSHHEVKITEIKDVTSDGKVVGSNLENDIEIILKDLQPNDILQSEVKQSDDLFKSDCTGKSDAAGEMGKNEHDSPDAQCMERLIVSDTSLPKSATSHFESPAISESSDIVDDGPVNKSNGTECRNTNPLPGAQKDIKEDEVYINIKLNEEYNKSVDVDTPTESHQAEDAGLLVKAAEDLAREYTSPLTTEPSAQPDREVSGLTAVPVQDQAGNNLGKLGSSRVDASVESGSQCDSLEGIWGSVSVLSIQSDAPAVIDAETLPSTGLLASTEAGKSNFNDSKATPDRQQSGKSEMFEAPSFMTLVDPGQVSPKANASEVQKGQNTQQPDSTSQAAWFPTLTQVVNESQGRKKNEEIIAKVTNWSASKEHTPLKSLLGEAAHSSKPRSPKMEEKSVSQKSGKVPEKNGSGLTTVNSILGPESPVAQVVKGEVAKEWNSPARYPADIKREKRKVKSRPYWIQLVCCTSVGPQRR; encoded by the exons ATGGATAACCAGGATCAAAGAAGAACTCACACTGCAG GACACGAGAGTCATGGAGTTCATTCGTGTCACAAATGTGGATGGCCATTTCCAAATCCACATCCGAGTGCCAAGCACAGGCGTGCTCACAAGAAGATCTGTGGAACCATTGAAGGTTACAAACGGTCTGCCTCCGAGGGACAACCCCATTTGAATGGCTCAGATGATGAACATGTTTCTGATGATGATCACAAAACACCAG GTTTGGTTGTGTCAGGTCCAAAATCCTTGGAGACAGGCAACAATGAGAAGGGCAATGAAGGAAATggagaaaaattaattagatcAGAAGATGAGGTGTTTTCGGATGCAGTTGCAGACTTTTTGGATAGTGGATCGAATCCAGAAATTAAGGAACGGTTGCAAGATAATTTGGACTCAGGTGCTAATGTGGAAAGGGTTGacataaaagaaacaaatttttcaGGGTCTTCTGAGGGCAAAGATTTCAATG ATGCAAGTCAGTTTATTGACAAGTCAACTGATGACAgccaaattcaaaatcttaatatttttcaaaatgaaagTGTTGAAGTGGGAACCGCGGTGGAGTTGCAAGGTCAATTGTCATGCCCTACTGTGGATCCATTGTCAAGTTCCATTGCAGACTTGAGGACTGAAGAATCAACTATTGTGGATAGTgatgttttttttggtttgtcaAGTGACTCACTTCTTGGTGAAACTGAAGCCATGCCTGATATATTGCCAGAAAAGAAAATCCATGCTGTTGAGAATGTGACAGATTGCAGTTTGATATCTGTTGCAAAGGAAACTAATTTTAAAGAGAAGGATGAGATTAGTTCTGCTGTACATGTGGTTGAAATTGTGGAATCATCTGATAATGGTGTAGGTGAAGCATGTGAAGAAGTGTCTAAAATAGCAGTTAGTGATGCAGTTTCTTTGGATTATCAAGTGGGTGATGGAGCTGATCATCTGAAGGAAAATAATGGTGCTGAGATTAATTCCTACAGAGATGTGGTTGAAATTGTGGAATCATCTGATAAAGTTGTAGGTGAAACGAGTGAAGAAGTGTCTAAAATAGCAGTTAGTGATGTAGTTTCCTTAGATCATCAAGTGGGTGATGGAGCTGTTCATCTGAAGGAAAAGAACGGTGCTGAGTTCCTTTCTTTGTTGCCCCCAGATAACCTTCCTCTTGAGTTAAACTCAGTTGTGATTACAAATGATGCTCAGGGAGACTCTGCATATATGATACAGTTTGCTACTTCCAGTGATAACAAAAATTTGcaggaaaagggagaaggaaatGTTAATGTTAATCCTCTTCCTACATATGATGATAGATCTGATGAAGCACATCCTCGGAGTGAGTATGGGGACTTTAAAGATCTCGAAGGAGTGGCATACCAAAATCCTTTCCTACAATCATCTGAGTCATTGGAATATGAGGCAGATGACTTGAAGGACAAAGTTAGTGaggaaaataaatttcattttgacGCAAACCAATTGAGTGAAAAAAGTGACATCCTCTCTCTAGATATGGATGTTATAGATAATAGCATGAAGATGGAGCCAGTCAACAGTGAGCCTACACCTAAAGAAATGCATGCCGAAGAGTGTACTGAAGTTTCTCCAGCCAAGGTCACAGTTGAATGCCATCAAAGATCAGATGACATTGATGCCTCTAGGAATGCTACAAAAACTGAGACaaatgaaattcatatggtTCACTTTTCTGAAGAGCATGGATCTGATGACACGTGTAAAAATTCCCAGCAGATAAGTTTACCAGAAGGTAGTTTAATGGCCTCTTCTAATGAGAGTCAGAGGGATGAATCCTTTGGGTGTGCAACTAGTGAAACAACTAGGGCAATTAACATAAACAGCACAAGTCATCATGAGGtaaaaataactgaaataaaAGATGTAACTTCAGATGGCAAGGTTGTAGGATCTAATTTAGAAAATGATATTGAAATTATATTGAAAGATCTTCAACCCAATGACATCTTGCAATCTGAAGTCAAGCAATCAGATGACTTATTTAAGAGTGACTGCACTGGTAAGAGTGATGCTGCTGGTGAAATGGGTAAAAATGAACATGATAGTCCTGATGCTCAATGCATGGAAAGGCTCATTGTGAGTGATACTTCATTGCCTAAATCTGCTACCAGTCATTTTGAAAGCCCAGCTATTTCAGAGTCTTCAGACATTGTGGATGATGGGCCTGTGAACAAGTCAAATGGTACAGAGTGCAGAAATACAAATCCACTACCAGGTGCCCAGAAAGACataaaagaagatgaagtctaTATTAATATCAAACTAAATGAAGAATATAACAAGTCTGTTGATGTTGATACTCCTACCGAGTCACATCAAGCAGAAGATGCTGGACTATTAGTGAAGGCTGCAGAAGACCTTGCTAGGGAGTATACATCTCCTTTAACTACTGAACCTTCTGCTCAGCCTGACAGGGAAGTGTCCGGACTTACTGCTGTGCCTGTTCAAGATCAAGCTGGTAATAACTTGGGTAAACTTGGTTCATCCAGAGTTGATGCTTCAGTTGAGTCAGGTAGCCAGTGTGACAGTTTGGAAGGCATCTGGGGCTCTGTTTCAG TTCTGTCAATTCAATCCGATGCACCAGCTGTTATTGATGCTGAAACCTTGCCATCAACTGGCTTGCTGGCATCAACAGAAGCAGGGAAATCAAACTTCAACGACTCAAAAGCTACACCTGACAGACAGCAGTCTGGAAAATCAGAAATGTTTGAAGCACCATCTTTCATGACATTGGTTGATCCTGGTCAGGTTAGCCCAAAAGCCAATGCTTCTGAAGTCCAGAAGGGACAGAACACACAACAGCCAGATTCCACTTCACAGGCTGCTTGGTTTCCCACTCTTACACAAGTTGTCAATGAGTCTCAAGGGagaaagaagaatgaagaaataATAGCCAAGGTGACAAACTGGAGCGCTAGTAAGGAGCACACTCCTCTTAAGAGCCTCTTAGGTGAGGCTGCCCACAGCAGCAAGCCAAGATCtccaaaaatggaagaaaaatcagtgaGTCAGAAGAGTGGTAAAGTTCCGGAAAAGAATGGTTCTGGGTTGACAACTGTTAACTCCATTCTGGGTCCTGAATCCCCTGTGGCTCAAGTGGTAAAAGGAGAGGTTGCAAAAGAATGGAACTCTCCAGCAAGATATCCTGCTGAtatcaagagagaaaaaaggaaagtTAAGAGCAGACCATACTGGATACAATTGGTATGCTGCACGTCTGTCGGTCCTCAGCGAAGGTAG
- the LOC114412857 gene encoding uncharacterized protein LOC114412857 isoform X1, which translates to MDNQDQRRTHTAGHESHGVHSCHKCGWPFPNPHPSAKHRRAHKKICGTIEGYKRSASEGQPHLNGSDDEHVSDDDHKTPGLVVSGPKSLETGNNEKGNEGNGEKLIRSEDEVFSDAVADFLDSGSNPEIKERLQDNLDSGANVERVDIKETNFSGSSEGKDFNAADASQFIDKSTDDSQIQNLNIFQNESVEVGTAVELQGQLSCPTVDPLSSSIADLRTEESTIVDSDVFFGLSSDSLLGETEAMPDILPEKKIHAVENVTDCSLISVAKETNFKEKDEISSAVHVVEIVESSDNGVGEACEEVSKIAVSDAVSLDYQVGDGADHLKENNGAEINSYRDVVEIVESSDKVVGETSEEVSKIAVSDVVSLDHQVGDGAVHLKEKNGAEFLSLLPPDNLPLELNSVVITNDAQGDSAYMIQFATSSDNKNLQEKGEGNVNVNPLPTYDDRSDEAHPRSEYGDFKDLEGVAYQNPFLQSSESLEYEADDLKDKVSEENKFHFDANQLSEKSDILSLDMDVIDNSMKMEPVNSEPTPKEMHAEECTEVSPAKVTVECHQRSDDIDASRNATKTETNEIHMVHFSEEHGSDDTCKNSQQISLPEGSLMASSNESQRDESFGCATSETTRAININSTSHHEVKITEIKDVTSDGKVVGSNLENDIEIILKDLQPNDILQSEVKQSDDLFKSDCTGKSDAAGEMGKNEHDSPDAQCMERLIVSDTSLPKSATSHFESPAISESSDIVDDGPVNKSNGTECRNTNPLPGAQKDIKEDEVYINIKLNEEYNKSVDVDTPTESHQAEDAGLLVKAAEDLAREYTSPLTTEPSAQPDREVSGLTAVPVQDQAGNNLGKLGSSRVDASVESGSQCDSLEGIWGSVSVLSIQSDAPAVIDAETLPSTGLLASTEAGKSNFNDSKATPDRQQSGKSEMFEAPSFMTLVDPGQVSPKANASEVQKGQNTQQPDSTSQAAWFPTLTQVVNESQGRKKNEEIIAKVTNWSASKEHTPLKSLLGEAAHSSKPRSPKMEEKSVSQKSGKVPEKNGSGLTTVNSILGPESPVAQVVKGEVAKEWNSPARYPADIKREKRKVKSRPYWIQLVCCTSVGPQRR; encoded by the exons ATGGATAACCAGGATCAAAGAAGAACTCACACTGCAG GACACGAGAGTCATGGAGTTCATTCGTGTCACAAATGTGGATGGCCATTTCCAAATCCACATCCGAGTGCCAAGCACAGGCGTGCTCACAAGAAGATCTGTGGAACCATTGAAGGTTACAAACGGTCTGCCTCCGAGGGACAACCCCATTTGAATGGCTCAGATGATGAACATGTTTCTGATGATGATCACAAAACACCAG GTTTGGTTGTGTCAGGTCCAAAATCCTTGGAGACAGGCAACAATGAGAAGGGCAATGAAGGAAATggagaaaaattaattagatcAGAAGATGAGGTGTTTTCGGATGCAGTTGCAGACTTTTTGGATAGTGGATCGAATCCAGAAATTAAGGAACGGTTGCAAGATAATTTGGACTCAGGTGCTAATGTGGAAAGGGTTGacataaaagaaacaaatttttcaGGGTCTTCTGAGGGCAAAGATTTCAATG CTGCAGATGCAAGTCAGTTTATTGACAAGTCAACTGATGACAgccaaattcaaaatcttaatatttttcaaaatgaaagTGTTGAAGTGGGAACCGCGGTGGAGTTGCAAGGTCAATTGTCATGCCCTACTGTGGATCCATTGTCAAGTTCCATTGCAGACTTGAGGACTGAAGAATCAACTATTGTGGATAGTgatgttttttttggtttgtcaAGTGACTCACTTCTTGGTGAAACTGAAGCCATGCCTGATATATTGCCAGAAAAGAAAATCCATGCTGTTGAGAATGTGACAGATTGCAGTTTGATATCTGTTGCAAAGGAAACTAATTTTAAAGAGAAGGATGAGATTAGTTCTGCTGTACATGTGGTTGAAATTGTGGAATCATCTGATAATGGTGTAGGTGAAGCATGTGAAGAAGTGTCTAAAATAGCAGTTAGTGATGCAGTTTCTTTGGATTATCAAGTGGGTGATGGAGCTGATCATCTGAAGGAAAATAATGGTGCTGAGATTAATTCCTACAGAGATGTGGTTGAAATTGTGGAATCATCTGATAAAGTTGTAGGTGAAACGAGTGAAGAAGTGTCTAAAATAGCAGTTAGTGATGTAGTTTCCTTAGATCATCAAGTGGGTGATGGAGCTGTTCATCTGAAGGAAAAGAACGGTGCTGAGTTCCTTTCTTTGTTGCCCCCAGATAACCTTCCTCTTGAGTTAAACTCAGTTGTGATTACAAATGATGCTCAGGGAGACTCTGCATATATGATACAGTTTGCTACTTCCAGTGATAACAAAAATTTGcaggaaaagggagaaggaaatGTTAATGTTAATCCTCTTCCTACATATGATGATAGATCTGATGAAGCACATCCTCGGAGTGAGTATGGGGACTTTAAAGATCTCGAAGGAGTGGCATACCAAAATCCTTTCCTACAATCATCTGAGTCATTGGAATATGAGGCAGATGACTTGAAGGACAAAGTTAGTGaggaaaataaatttcattttgacGCAAACCAATTGAGTGAAAAAAGTGACATCCTCTCTCTAGATATGGATGTTATAGATAATAGCATGAAGATGGAGCCAGTCAACAGTGAGCCTACACCTAAAGAAATGCATGCCGAAGAGTGTACTGAAGTTTCTCCAGCCAAGGTCACAGTTGAATGCCATCAAAGATCAGATGACATTGATGCCTCTAGGAATGCTACAAAAACTGAGACaaatgaaattcatatggtTCACTTTTCTGAAGAGCATGGATCTGATGACACGTGTAAAAATTCCCAGCAGATAAGTTTACCAGAAGGTAGTTTAATGGCCTCTTCTAATGAGAGTCAGAGGGATGAATCCTTTGGGTGTGCAACTAGTGAAACAACTAGGGCAATTAACATAAACAGCACAAGTCATCATGAGGtaaaaataactgaaataaaAGATGTAACTTCAGATGGCAAGGTTGTAGGATCTAATTTAGAAAATGATATTGAAATTATATTGAAAGATCTTCAACCCAATGACATCTTGCAATCTGAAGTCAAGCAATCAGATGACTTATTTAAGAGTGACTGCACTGGTAAGAGTGATGCTGCTGGTGAAATGGGTAAAAATGAACATGATAGTCCTGATGCTCAATGCATGGAAAGGCTCATTGTGAGTGATACTTCATTGCCTAAATCTGCTACCAGTCATTTTGAAAGCCCAGCTATTTCAGAGTCTTCAGACATTGTGGATGATGGGCCTGTGAACAAGTCAAATGGTACAGAGTGCAGAAATACAAATCCACTACCAGGTGCCCAGAAAGACataaaagaagatgaagtctaTATTAATATCAAACTAAATGAAGAATATAACAAGTCTGTTGATGTTGATACTCCTACCGAGTCACATCAAGCAGAAGATGCTGGACTATTAGTGAAGGCTGCAGAAGACCTTGCTAGGGAGTATACATCTCCTTTAACTACTGAACCTTCTGCTCAGCCTGACAGGGAAGTGTCCGGACTTACTGCTGTGCCTGTTCAAGATCAAGCTGGTAATAACTTGGGTAAACTTGGTTCATCCAGAGTTGATGCTTCAGTTGAGTCAGGTAGCCAGTGTGACAGTTTGGAAGGCATCTGGGGCTCTGTTTCAG TTCTGTCAATTCAATCCGATGCACCAGCTGTTATTGATGCTGAAACCTTGCCATCAACTGGCTTGCTGGCATCAACAGAAGCAGGGAAATCAAACTTCAACGACTCAAAAGCTACACCTGACAGACAGCAGTCTGGAAAATCAGAAATGTTTGAAGCACCATCTTTCATGACATTGGTTGATCCTGGTCAGGTTAGCCCAAAAGCCAATGCTTCTGAAGTCCAGAAGGGACAGAACACACAACAGCCAGATTCCACTTCACAGGCTGCTTGGTTTCCCACTCTTACACAAGTTGTCAATGAGTCTCAAGGGagaaagaagaatgaagaaataATAGCCAAGGTGACAAACTGGAGCGCTAGTAAGGAGCACACTCCTCTTAAGAGCCTCTTAGGTGAGGCTGCCCACAGCAGCAAGCCAAGATCtccaaaaatggaagaaaaatcagtgaGTCAGAAGAGTGGTAAAGTTCCGGAAAAGAATGGTTCTGGGTTGACAACTGTTAACTCCATTCTGGGTCCTGAATCCCCTGTGGCTCAAGTGGTAAAAGGAGAGGTTGCAAAAGAATGGAACTCTCCAGCAAGATATCCTGCTGAtatcaagagagaaaaaaggaaagtTAAGAGCAGACCATACTGGATACAATTGGTATGCTGCACGTCTGTCGGTCCTCAGCGAAGGTAG
- the LOC114412857 gene encoding uncharacterized protein LOC114412857 isoform X3 — protein MDNQDQRRTHTAGHESHGVHSCHKCGWPFPNPHPSAKHRRAHKKICGTIEGYKRSASEGQPHLNGSDDEHVSDDDHKTPGPKSLETGNNEKGNEGNGEKLIRSEDEVFSDAVADFLDSGSNPEIKERLQDNLDSGANVERVDIKETNFSGSSEGKDFNAADASQFIDKSTDDSQIQNLNIFQNESVEVGTAVELQGQLSCPTVDPLSSSIADLRTEESTIVDSDVFFGLSSDSLLGETEAMPDILPEKKIHAVENVTDCSLISVAKETNFKEKDEISSAVHVVEIVESSDNGVGEACEEVSKIAVSDAVSLDYQVGDGADHLKENNGAEINSYRDVVEIVESSDKVVGETSEEVSKIAVSDVVSLDHQVGDGAVHLKEKNGAEFLSLLPPDNLPLELNSVVITNDAQGDSAYMIQFATSSDNKNLQEKGEGNVNVNPLPTYDDRSDEAHPRSEYGDFKDLEGVAYQNPFLQSSESLEYEADDLKDKVSEENKFHFDANQLSEKSDILSLDMDVIDNSMKMEPVNSEPTPKEMHAEECTEVSPAKVTVECHQRSDDIDASRNATKTETNEIHMVHFSEEHGSDDTCKNSQQISLPEGSLMASSNESQRDESFGCATSETTRAININSTSHHEVKITEIKDVTSDGKVVGSNLENDIEIILKDLQPNDILQSEVKQSDDLFKSDCTGKSDAAGEMGKNEHDSPDAQCMERLIVSDTSLPKSATSHFESPAISESSDIVDDGPVNKSNGTECRNTNPLPGAQKDIKEDEVYINIKLNEEYNKSVDVDTPTESHQAEDAGLLVKAAEDLAREYTSPLTTEPSAQPDREVSGLTAVPVQDQAGNNLGKLGSSRVDASVESGSQCDSLEGIWGSVSVLSIQSDAPAVIDAETLPSTGLLASTEAGKSNFNDSKATPDRQQSGKSEMFEAPSFMTLVDPGQVSPKANASEVQKGQNTQQPDSTSQAAWFPTLTQVVNESQGRKKNEEIIAKVTNWSASKEHTPLKSLLGEAAHSSKPRSPKMEEKSVSQKSGKVPEKNGSGLTTVNSILGPESPVAQVVKGEVAKEWNSPARYPADIKREKRKVKSRPYWIQLVCCTSVGPQRR, from the exons ATGGATAACCAGGATCAAAGAAGAACTCACACTGCAG GACACGAGAGTCATGGAGTTCATTCGTGTCACAAATGTGGATGGCCATTTCCAAATCCACATCCGAGTGCCAAGCACAGGCGTGCTCACAAGAAGATCTGTGGAACCATTGAAGGTTACAAACGGTCTGCCTCCGAGGGACAACCCCATTTGAATGGCTCAGATGATGAACATGTTTCTGATGATGATCACAAAACACCAG GTCCAAAATCCTTGGAGACAGGCAACAATGAGAAGGGCAATGAAGGAAATggagaaaaattaattagatcAGAAGATGAGGTGTTTTCGGATGCAGTTGCAGACTTTTTGGATAGTGGATCGAATCCAGAAATTAAGGAACGGTTGCAAGATAATTTGGACTCAGGTGCTAATGTGGAAAGGGTTGacataaaagaaacaaatttttcaGGGTCTTCTGAGGGCAAAGATTTCAATG CTGCAGATGCAAGTCAGTTTATTGACAAGTCAACTGATGACAgccaaattcaaaatcttaatatttttcaaaatgaaagTGTTGAAGTGGGAACCGCGGTGGAGTTGCAAGGTCAATTGTCATGCCCTACTGTGGATCCATTGTCAAGTTCCATTGCAGACTTGAGGACTGAAGAATCAACTATTGTGGATAGTgatgttttttttggtttgtcaAGTGACTCACTTCTTGGTGAAACTGAAGCCATGCCTGATATATTGCCAGAAAAGAAAATCCATGCTGTTGAGAATGTGACAGATTGCAGTTTGATATCTGTTGCAAAGGAAACTAATTTTAAAGAGAAGGATGAGATTAGTTCTGCTGTACATGTGGTTGAAATTGTGGAATCATCTGATAATGGTGTAGGTGAAGCATGTGAAGAAGTGTCTAAAATAGCAGTTAGTGATGCAGTTTCTTTGGATTATCAAGTGGGTGATGGAGCTGATCATCTGAAGGAAAATAATGGTGCTGAGATTAATTCCTACAGAGATGTGGTTGAAATTGTGGAATCATCTGATAAAGTTGTAGGTGAAACGAGTGAAGAAGTGTCTAAAATAGCAGTTAGTGATGTAGTTTCCTTAGATCATCAAGTGGGTGATGGAGCTGTTCATCTGAAGGAAAAGAACGGTGCTGAGTTCCTTTCTTTGTTGCCCCCAGATAACCTTCCTCTTGAGTTAAACTCAGTTGTGATTACAAATGATGCTCAGGGAGACTCTGCATATATGATACAGTTTGCTACTTCCAGTGATAACAAAAATTTGcaggaaaagggagaaggaaatGTTAATGTTAATCCTCTTCCTACATATGATGATAGATCTGATGAAGCACATCCTCGGAGTGAGTATGGGGACTTTAAAGATCTCGAAGGAGTGGCATACCAAAATCCTTTCCTACAATCATCTGAGTCATTGGAATATGAGGCAGATGACTTGAAGGACAAAGTTAGTGaggaaaataaatttcattttgacGCAAACCAATTGAGTGAAAAAAGTGACATCCTCTCTCTAGATATGGATGTTATAGATAATAGCATGAAGATGGAGCCAGTCAACAGTGAGCCTACACCTAAAGAAATGCATGCCGAAGAGTGTACTGAAGTTTCTCCAGCCAAGGTCACAGTTGAATGCCATCAAAGATCAGATGACATTGATGCCTCTAGGAATGCTACAAAAACTGAGACaaatgaaattcatatggtTCACTTTTCTGAAGAGCATGGATCTGATGACACGTGTAAAAATTCCCAGCAGATAAGTTTACCAGAAGGTAGTTTAATGGCCTCTTCTAATGAGAGTCAGAGGGATGAATCCTTTGGGTGTGCAACTAGTGAAACAACTAGGGCAATTAACATAAACAGCACAAGTCATCATGAGGtaaaaataactgaaataaaAGATGTAACTTCAGATGGCAAGGTTGTAGGATCTAATTTAGAAAATGATATTGAAATTATATTGAAAGATCTTCAACCCAATGACATCTTGCAATCTGAAGTCAAGCAATCAGATGACTTATTTAAGAGTGACTGCACTGGTAAGAGTGATGCTGCTGGTGAAATGGGTAAAAATGAACATGATAGTCCTGATGCTCAATGCATGGAAAGGCTCATTGTGAGTGATACTTCATTGCCTAAATCTGCTACCAGTCATTTTGAAAGCCCAGCTATTTCAGAGTCTTCAGACATTGTGGATGATGGGCCTGTGAACAAGTCAAATGGTACAGAGTGCAGAAATACAAATCCACTACCAGGTGCCCAGAAAGACataaaagaagatgaagtctaTATTAATATCAAACTAAATGAAGAATATAACAAGTCTGTTGATGTTGATACTCCTACCGAGTCACATCAAGCAGAAGATGCTGGACTATTAGTGAAGGCTGCAGAAGACCTTGCTAGGGAGTATACATCTCCTTTAACTACTGAACCTTCTGCTCAGCCTGACAGGGAAGTGTCCGGACTTACTGCTGTGCCTGTTCAAGATCAAGCTGGTAATAACTTGGGTAAACTTGGTTCATCCAGAGTTGATGCTTCAGTTGAGTCAGGTAGCCAGTGTGACAGTTTGGAAGGCATCTGGGGCTCTGTTTCAG TTCTGTCAATTCAATCCGATGCACCAGCTGTTATTGATGCTGAAACCTTGCCATCAACTGGCTTGCTGGCATCAACAGAAGCAGGGAAATCAAACTTCAACGACTCAAAAGCTACACCTGACAGACAGCAGTCTGGAAAATCAGAAATGTTTGAAGCACCATCTTTCATGACATTGGTTGATCCTGGTCAGGTTAGCCCAAAAGCCAATGCTTCTGAAGTCCAGAAGGGACAGAACACACAACAGCCAGATTCCACTTCACAGGCTGCTTGGTTTCCCACTCTTACACAAGTTGTCAATGAGTCTCAAGGGagaaagaagaatgaagaaataATAGCCAAGGTGACAAACTGGAGCGCTAGTAAGGAGCACACTCCTCTTAAGAGCCTCTTAGGTGAGGCTGCCCACAGCAGCAAGCCAAGATCtccaaaaatggaagaaaaatcagtgaGTCAGAAGAGTGGTAAAGTTCCGGAAAAGAATGGTTCTGGGTTGACAACTGTTAACTCCATTCTGGGTCCTGAATCCCCTGTGGCTCAAGTGGTAAAAGGAGAGGTTGCAAAAGAATGGAACTCTCCAGCAAGATATCCTGCTGAtatcaagagagaaaaaaggaaagtTAAGAGCAGACCATACTGGATACAATTGGTATGCTGCACGTCTGTCGGTCCTCAGCGAAGGTAG